Proteins encoded in a region of the Augochlora pura isolate Apur16 chromosome 4, APUR_v2.2.1, whole genome shotgun sequence genome:
- the L(1)g0196 gene encoding inositol hexakisphosphate and diphosphoinositol-pentakisphosphate kinase isoform X8, which yields MMENINSSPCTSVPDVYIFDCDNEAEPYWQMMAELSDGCSNDDGCMGGSDLEGEGKQVLVGVCAMAKKSQSKPMKEILTRLEEFEYIKIVVFPEEVILKEFVEDWPIVDCLISFHSKGFPLDKAINYANLRSPFIINNLPMQYDIQDRRRVYAILSNEGIEIPRYAVLDRDSSDPKHHELVESEDHVEVNGVTFNKPFVEKPVSAEDHNIYIYYPTSAGGGSQRLFRKIGSRSSVYSPESRVRKTGSYIYEDFMPTDGTDVKVYTVGPDYAHAEARKSPALDGKVERDSEGKEIRYPVILSNAEKLISRKVCLAFKQTVCGFDLLRANGQSFVCDVNGFSFVKNSNKYYDDCAKILGNMILRELAPTLHIPWSVPFQLDDPPIVPTTFGKMMELRCVVAVIRHGDRTPKQKMKVEVRHPKFFEIFAKYDGYKHGHIKLKRPKQLQEILDTARSLLAEIQHRAAGPELEEKQGKLEQLKSVLEMYGHFSGINRKVQMKYQPRGRPRGSSSDDGTKNRLGEPSLVLILKWGGELTPAGRIQAEELGRIFRCMYPGGQGRHLSEEDSEMLPNHGDYAGAQGLGLLRLHSTFRHDLKIYASDEGRVQMTAAAFAKGLLALEGELTPILVQMVKSANTNGLLDNDCDSSKYQNMVKTKLHELLQQDRDFTREDREQINPGNALSINAALDFVKNPVRCCQHVHILIQKLMDIVRIKKDDLKTKDAILYHGETWELMGRRWGKIEKDFCTKNKRFDISKIPDIYDCIKYDLQHNNHTLQFEHAEELYIYSKYLADIVIPQEYGLTVQEKLTIGQGICTPLLKKIRADLQRNIEESGEETVNRLNPRYSHGVSSPGRHVRTRLYFTSESHVHSLLTVLRYGGLLDVVTDEQWSRAMEYVSMVSELNYMSQIVVMLYEDPTKDPSSEERFHVELHFSPGVNCCVQKNLPPGPGFRPHSRNESSHNIGESGGGSTQDTISQCSARIEEEDVELTISDDDFMNPPVQPNTPPLMMETDTADSIMDSPTTSRAVDMMDLDPNMMDEPFDSGFLQSSAPIPISARTVAGHEAARLGSQLAASQRQRRDTERGGIVEPRARSYDHQRQDKPEKAADKLQYQSLDAVNKEENKHGIKCRVEMSSQALLYVPPMGKFALPHSYSSPELPVPPIETSTSTPLVTLHNTPLVSPNSRAPDITNIVVPVPTIRLPTCLDNNPEEADSRLRFQSKKHGRSHIDTILPCMACELTSSIRSGSCNSSLTKSSRLLSHRERITGTARAQVQLGKRSRSLSPYLPRCLCYNCNVSELILRSKDLPPMERSNFDTYFARSLSHKFFNCSCYSSNLYQGESNCSSCSISSNDSYTKLGWCTEPQQGQSNPTSFNCSMLVAGELSTRKHPLFKRRQKWRFDKEAVRRTCGGGSAFENVRRSIGTMSCPNLNNFLLDDSVCSMENFSANCSLVRKCWSCTNVTLQWGSSLVDVPDRVSTLCHSSSVHGSDIHGDHDTPPRDSNHRSKCPRVPFSRLQPQRSFSSPDTRPSIIQPDPTCTARRHRHSISGQMSYFKLLGYNINKKLTGSANSLFSTAVISGSSSAPNLKDMVPPHASAVAAIEGFGGVPPIRPLETLHNALSLRQLDSFLEMMTTAPLFRTPASSPPKYPSPGGSTHESVNPSLSVGGINCEYHSSDLEAVRYHKRKLNKPPLYITAAPIQYKSSNDGEPCDIRNQLSPTSPNSTGWSSEPQSFVSSEPSSPAPTSTGECSMSISLISNEGAQSLNTGPKYPTTPCLDVDFNDFCMNIDQEHRESRGSVSYTDYYSNEDGQIRKCAFGTSFGSNLQRMIRTDDLPIDNMDDDEERTITLKQTEEQKKQDVKRIFEQQEKSRSKPSTSCKKIGRFLVESMDIVDEDVRIKEPDVFDKAKPSTSQKTEFSNTDRAQRSRDTGAEKTSSSNSYKRKNFSRSQSVSTPEVIVPSTEANRSYKCMSKLSSLSNMADKNLEEWKQILLDAKPPSGPLTSEEESILTVTSSLTNSSSVTIGFNVHEENRE from the exons gCCGAACTGTCGGACGGGTGTAGTAATGATGACGGGTGTATGGGTGGCAGTGATTTGGAAGGAGAAGGAAAGCAAGTGTTGGTTGGAGTCTGTGCAATGGCAAAGAAGTCGCAGAGTAAACcgatgaaagaaatattgacAAGACTAGAAGAATttgaatacataaaaatagtGGTATTCCCTGAAGAAGTGATTTTGAAG GAATTTGTAGAAGATTGGCCAATCGTTGACTGTTTAATAAGTTTCCATAGTAAAGGCTTTCCACTTGACAAAGCTATAAATTATGCTAATCTTCGAAGTCCTTTCATTATCAATAATCTACCGATGCAATATGATATTCAG GATCGCAGGAGAGTTTATGCTATTCTAAGTAACGAAGGCATCGAGATTCCGAGATATGCTGTTCTAGATAGAGATTCATCTGATCCGAAAC atcATGAACTGGTGGAGTCTGAGGATCATGTGGAGGTCAATGGTGTCACATTTAACAAACCATTCGTGGAAAAACCAGTGTCAGCCGAAGatcataatatttacatttattatccTACATCTGCAGGTGGAGGCAGTCAGAGATTATTCAGAAAG ATTGGAAGTCGTAGTAGCGTGTACTCGCCAGAATCCCGAGTACGTAAAACTGGTTCTTACATttatgaagattttatgcCCACTGATGGGACGGACGTTAAAGTTTACACGGTGGGGCCGGACTATGCACACGCCGAGGCCCGGAAAAGTCCTGCGTTAGACGGCAAAGTAGAAAGAGACTcggaaggaaaagaaattcgGTATCCTGTTATATTAAGTAACGCTGAGAAACTGATAAGTAGGAAAGTATGTTTAGCTTTCAAGCAAACGGTTTGCGGCTTTGATTTGCTTAG AGCCAACGGCCAATCGTTCGTCTGCGATGTGAATGGTTTCAGTTTTGtcaaaaattcaaacaaatattACGACGATTGTGCAAAGATTTTGGGAAATATGATTCTCAGAGAATTAGCACCTACCTTGCATATTCCGTGGAGTGTTCCGTTTCAGTTGGATGATCCACCAATCGTACCCACGACATTTGGAAAGAT GATGGAATTACGTTGCGTTGTCGCTGTCATAAGACACGGGGATAGAACTCCAAAACAAAAAATGAAGGTGGAAGTTCGTCATCCAAA ATTCTTTgagatatttgcaaaatatgaCGGGTACAAGCATGGTCACATCAAATTGAAACGACCTAAACAGTTGCAAGAGATATTAGACACTGCCAGGAGTCTACTGGCCGAAATACAGCACAGGGCCGCAGGACCAGAATTGGAAGAAAAGCAAGGAAAACTGGAACAATTGAAAAGCGTGTTGGAAAT GTATGGTCACTTCTCAGGAATTAACCGTAAAGTACAAATGAAGTATCAACCAAGGGGACGACCGAGAGGAAGTTCCTCGGATGATGGTACAAAAA ATCGGCTAGGGGAACCGTCGCTTGTACTTATTTTGAAATGGGGCGGTGAATTAACACCCGCTGGTCGGATTCAAGCGGAGGAATTAGGAAGAATATTTCGCTGCATGTATCCCGGTGGTCAAGGTAGACACCTTAGTG aggAAGACTCAGAGATGTTACCAAACCACG GTGATTATGCTGGTGCTCAAGGTTTGGGTCTGCTACGACTTCATTCAACGTTCCGTCACGATCTGAAGATCTATGCAAGCGACGAGGGAAGGGTTCAGATGACTGCAGCAGCCTTCGCGAAAGGTTTACTCGCTCTGGAGGGCGAATTGACACCCATTTTGGTCCAAATGGTCAAAAGCGCAAATACTAATGGTCTCCTGGATAATGATTGCGACAGTAGTAAATACCAGAACAT GGTGAAGACGAAACTTCACGAACTGTTGCAACAGGACAGAGACTTTACTCGTGAGGACAGGGAGCAAATAAATCCTGGAAACGCGTTGAGTATCAATGCAGCCTTGGATTTCGTTAAGAATCCTGTTCGATGCTGTCAACATGTACATATTTTGATTCAGAAGCTGATGGACATTGTAAGAATTAAGAAAGATGATTTGAAAACGAAAg ATGCGATTCTTTATCACGGTGAGACCTGGGAGTTAATGGGTCGTCGATGGGGAAAGATCGAAAAGGATTTTTGTACCAAGAACAAGAGATTCGATATATCAAAAATACCTGATATTTACGATTGCATCAAGTATGATTTGCAACATAATAACCATACGTTGCAATTCGAGCACGCAGAAGAACTGTATATCTACTCGAAATATCTGGCGGACATTGTTATACCACAG GAGTATGGATTAACTGTGCAAGAAAAGCTAACTATAGGTCAAGGTATTTGTACGCCGCTTTTAAAGAAGATCAGAGCCGATTTACAAAGAAACATTGAAGAGTCTGGAGAAGAAACGGTGAATCGACTTAATCCAAG ataTTCTCATGGTGTTTCGAGTCCAGGCCGACACGTGCGCACCAGATTATATTTCACAAGCGAGAGTCATGTGCACTCTTTACTAACAGTATTACGTTACGGCGGTTTGCTCGAT GTGGTAACAGACGAACAATGGAGTCGAGCCATGGAATATGTTAGCATGGTATCTGAATTGAATTACATGTCGCAAATCGTAGTCATGTTATACGAAGATCCAACCAAGGATCCCAGCAGCGAAGAACGTTTCCATGTTGAGTTGCATTTTAGTCCTGGCGTAAATTGTTGCGTACAGAAAAATTTACCGCCAGGGCCAGGGTTCAGGCCTCATTCAAGAAACGAGAGTAGTCACAATATA GGCGAAAGTGGGGGCGGATCTACGCAAGATACCATTTCCCAATGCAGTGCACggatagaagaagaagatgttGAATTGACAATTTCAGATGACGATTTCATGAATCCACCAGTTCAACCT aatACTCCCCCACTAATGATGGAAACCGACACTGCTGATTCGATTATGGATAGTCCAACAACCAGCAGAGCTGTCGACATGATGGACCTGGATCCTAACATGATGGACGAACCATTTGACAGTGGTTTTTTGCAGAGCTCCGCGCCTATTCCAATAAG tGCTAGAACTGTGGCAGGTCACGAAGCAGCTAGACTTGGTAGCCAGTTGGCTGCCAGTCAACGTCAACGACGTGACACAGAGAGGGGTGGGATCGTGGAGCCACGTGCACGTAGTTACGATCATCAGAGACAAGATAAACCTGAAAAAG CTGCGGACAAGCTGCAGTATCAGAGCTTGGACGCGGTCAACAAGGAAG AGAACAAGCATGGGATAAAGTGCCGCGTAGAGATGTCTAGCCAGGCTTTGCTCTATGTACCGCCTATGGGAAAGTTCGCTTTGCCGCACTCCTACAGCTCACCGGAGTTACCTGTTCCTCCAATCGAAACCTCCACTTCGACACCTTTGGTGACTTTACACAATACCCCTCTAGTTTCACCGAACAGCAGAGCCCCGGATATCACGAATATCGTGGTCCCGGTCCCCACGATTCGTCTCCCGACATGTCTCGATAACAATCCCGAAGAGGCTGATTCTCGTCTACGTTTTCAAAGTAAGAAACACGGTCGTTCCCACATAGATACAATTCTCCCATGTATGGCTTGCGAGTTGACCAGTTCTATAAGGTCTGGCTCGTGTAACAGTTCGTTGACAAAGTCTTCTCGTTTGTTGTCCCATCGTGAAAGGATCACAGGGACAGCGAGAGCTCAGGTCCAGCTCGGCAAACGGTCTCGTTCGTTGTCTCCCTATTTACCCAGGTGTCTCTGCTACAATTGTAACGTGTCAGAGCTGATCTTGAGAAGTAAGGACCTGCCACCCATGGAACGTTCGAATTTTGATACATACTTTGCTCGTTCATTGTCTCACAAGTTCTTTAACTGCTCTTGCTATTCGAGCAACCTGTATCAGGGCGAATCAAATTGCTCCTCTTGTAGCATCTCCTCCAACGACAGCTATACGAAACTAGGCTGGTGCACCGAGCCGCAACAAGGACAATCCAATCCAACATCTTTTAATTGTTCCATGTTAGTGGCCGGTGAACTTTCCACGCGTAAACATCCCTTGTTCAAGAGAAGACAGAAGTGGAGGTTCGACAAGGAAGCTGTTAGGAGAACGTGCGGTGGTGGCTCTGCTTTTGAGAACGTTCGTCGATCAATTGGAACTATGTCGTGTcccaatttaaataactttctgCTCGATGATTCGGTTTGCTCGATGGAGAATTTCTCAGCCAATTGTTCCTTGGTACGCAAATGTTGGTCTTGTACAAATGTGACTCTCCAATGGGGCAGTAGCCTAGTAGATGTACCTGACCGTGTTAGTACGCTTTGCCATTCGTCCTCTGTGCACGGTAGCGATATTCATGGTGATCATGATACCCCTCCGCGCGATTCTAACCATCGTTCCAAGTGTCCACGTGTACCGTTTTCCCGACTCCAGCCTCAAAGATCCTTCTCGTCTCCAGACACACGACCTTCGATCATTCAACCTGACCCTACCTGCACAGCAAGGCGCCACCGTCACAGTATCTCCGGACAGATGAGTTATTTCAAGCTGTTGGGCTACAACATCAACAAGAAGCTAACAGGATCGGCCAACAGTCTCTTCAGCACCGCGGTTATCAGTGGATCCTCGAGTGCTCCAAATTTGAAGGACATGGTGCCACCCCATGCATCCGCTGTTGCCG CGATAGAAGGTTTCGGTGGTGTGCCACCTATAAGACCATTGGAGACGCTTCACAATGCGTTGTCTCTTCGTCAGTTGGACTCCTTTTTAGAAATGATGACCACAGCTCCTCTATTTCGCACGCCTGCCTCGTCACCGCCGAAATATCCATCACCCGGTGGATCCACTCACGAGTCCGTTAATCCCAGTCTCAGTGTCGGAGGAATCAATTGCGAGTACCACTCTTCCGACTTGGAAGCTGTCAGGTATcataagagaaaattaaataagccACCTTT ATACATTACCGCAGCTCCTATACAATACAAGTCTTCGAATGATGGAGAACCATGCGACATAAGGAACCAACTGTCGCCAACCAGTCCAAACA GTACTGGTTGGAGTAGCGAACCACAGTCGTTCGTATCATCGGAACCGTCATCTCCAGCTCCAACTTCCACGGGAGAATGCAGCATGTCTATAAGTTTAATCAGCAACGAAGG AGCGCAATCGCTTAACACAGGCCCTAAATATCCAACGACTCCTTGTCTGGACGTAGATTTCAACGACTTTTGCATGAACATTGATCAAGAGCATAGGGAGAGTCGCGGCAGCGTATCGTACACAGACTATTATAGCAACGAGGATGGACAGATACGAAAGTGCGCTTTTGGAACCAGCTTTGGTAGCAATCTACAGAGAATGATACGAACCGATGATCTCCCTATCGACAATATGGACGATGACGAGGAGCGTACGATAACGTTGAAGCAAACCGAAGAGCAAAAGAAGCAGGACGTTAAGCGAATATTTGAGCAACAGGAAAAGTCACGGTCAAAACCTAGCACCAGCTGCAAAAAGATTGGAAG gTTTTTAGTTGAAAGCATGGACATAGTGGACGAAGATGTCAGGATCAAGGAGCCGGACGTTTTCGACAAAGCGAAGCCATCTACCTCTCAGAAAACTGAATTCTCGAATACCGATAGAGCTCAGAGAAGCAGGGACACCGGCGCAGAAAAGACTTCTTCGTCGAACAGTTACAAGAGAAAGAATTTCTCTCGGTCGCAGAGCGTTTCGACTCCAGAAGTTATCGTTCCAAGTACCGAGGCGAATCGGAGTTACAAATGCATGTCGAAACTGAGCTCGTTGTCGAACATGGCGGATAAGAATTTGGAAGAATGGAAACAGATTTTGCTCGACGCGAAGCCCCCTTCCGGACCCTTGACGAGCGAAGAAGAGTCTATACTAACCGTGACAAGCAGCTTAACGAATAGCTCCAGCGTGACTATAGGTTTCAATGTCCATGAAGAAAACAGAGAATAA